From Mucilaginibacter gotjawali:
CTTTTTCTTTCTGCCCGTACCTCTATATTTCCTATTTTATCTGACTGCTATCGCCACGATATTAGATCTTGTAGAAGAGATTATCCTGGTGTGGATGCTGCCCCGGTGGAGGGCCAACGTTAAAGGGTTGTATTGGGTGCTAAAATCAAAAAGTAGCCGCTAAAAACAGCTGTGTTTATCGCCATTTTGATACAACCCGAAAATCTGATGGCAGTTACAGGTTTAACCGGATAAGGCAACACTTAACTGCCCGTGTTTGGCGTACTATTGCTTCCGGAAATGTCATATAATTGGTCGTAATATTCTTTGGACATCCTGTTGCTGTCGAAATTTGGTAAAATATCTTGCATGCTGTTTTTGATTACGGATAACCATATTTCGGGGTGCAAATAATATAATGGGATAACGGTATCTTCTAATAAGTGATACAGATTGTGTGCATCTGTTTCGTCCTGCTGGAATTTATGCTCCGTAACTTCGGTATTAGGAATAATAAAGCTATTGATACCATCCCTGGCAAATTCCGGAACCCATCCATCCGGGATGGATACGTTAACACAGCCATTCATGGCAGCCGACATCCCGCTTGTTCCCGACGCCTCGCGGGTAACGCGCGGAGTATTCAACCATGCGTCGGCCCCCTGTTTAAGCAGTCTTGATAATTTTAATTCATATCCCACCAGGATTGCACAATTGGGATAAGATTTACACAAGTTCACGATCTTGTCGAAACTGGAGATGGCTTCATAATCCAATGGATAAGGCTTGCCCGCCCAAATCACCTGTACGGGCGTTTCCGTATTGCTCAGCAGCCTGTGCAAACGGTCCATATCATGTAACAATAGTTCCGCTCTTTTATACCCGGCAAATCGCTTTGCAAAAACAATTGTCAGCACACCAGGATCTAAAAGCACGCCGCATTGATCGGCCACTTCTTCAAAAAGCAGGGCTTTGCATACTTTTTTTCTTTCGATAAGTGCGTTATCGTCATTGCTTCTCAGTGCAGCGTACATTTCCTTATCGGCCCAGTAAGCGTAATTTTGGGCATTGGTTACAGAAATGAGGGGGCAAACTCCGGCATAACCCTTCCACATCTCCTGGAGTGTGGCCAGGTGAATTTTTGAAACAGCATTGGCTTTTCCCGCAAACCGCAAAGCCGTTAATGTATGGTCTAAATTATCTCCGTAACATTGCGTTATTTGCCTGAACTCGTCTATCGGTATATCACCCCAAAAACCCATCCTTTGCAAAAGATAAATATCTGACTTTTGGTTTCCGCCGGCTTCCGGCGTGTGGTTGGTGAAAACAAACCTTTTTTTAATTTCGTTTACTGACCGATATTTCCTGTAAAGATAAAAAGCGAGTGGTAACGCATGCGATTCATTCAGATGATAGACATCGGGTTGATAGTTGATCTGCTCCAGTAACCGGGCCCCGCCTTCACCCAGTAAAATAGCGGCGGCAGCCCTGGTTTCGGGGTTACTGTCATATAGTTTATGGGATATGGTTTTTGACAGATAATCATTTTCAGGAAGATCTGTTGTCAGGAAAAATAGGGGGGCAGTTTTAAAAAGATCAGGCTGCAAATAAAAAGCGGTAACCCAAACATCATGCCCGGATATTTTTACGGTAAACTTAATTCCGGTTTCTTCCAGGAAATGGTATACTTTTTCCTGGAACAGTACCTCCATGGTATCGTCGCCTTTACGGCCCTGGTTGTAATAACCATATTTCCATAAAATGCCAATTCCCACAATATTCTGGCGGAGTTCGTACGCACTTCGCATAAAAGAACCCGCCAGGTAACCAAGGCCACCTGAATAGGTTTTAAGTGGCTGGTGAATAGCGTATTCCATACAAAAATAAGCAACGGCTTTTTTGTATTCAGGGTTAATAGGATAGGGTTGCTGAAAAGAAAAGCTCATATAATTAATTAAAAAAATGACGCTTCACTACGTAATCAAATATTGGTGTTTGCCAACCGGTTTCCTATGATCCCCGTCATTTAAATACATGATGTGGGTCATCGCTTTATGATGCTTTACCACCCTGGTTAACCTCCCAGGCTAATTATTTAATAGTGACGTTAATCAAAATATCAATTGATCGCGGTCATTTAAATCTTCAGGACTTTAAGCAACCTTTAATAAATTGAAAAATCATGAGCGAGACACATATACACCTATTGATAACCCATTTGCCCATTTTCGGATCTATATTGGGTGCCTTTGTTTTAATCCATGGAATTTGGAATAAAAGCAATGCAACTTTAGTTGCTGCGTACAATGTTTTGATAGTTTCGGCGATTGGCGCCGGAATAGCCTATGCGACAGGCGAAGGCGCAGAGGAAGCGGTTGAGCATATACAGGGCGTATCTAAAAATGTTGTGGAAGAACATGCAGAGTCAGCGTTAATTTCATTAATAGCCTTGATAGTTGTAGGCTGCATTTCATTAATAGGTTTATTTGTTACGCTTAAACAGTCATCATTGATCAGACCGTTTTCGATAGCCATCTTATTTGCCTCTTTGATAGCGTTCGGGCTGGTTGCCCGTACAGGCTATTTAGGGGGCCAGATCAGGCATACCGAAATCATTACAAATGCCGCTGCACCAAATGAGAAGGGTGGAGGGGATGGTGATTAAGTAATGAAGCATGGGCATTAATTGCTGTAATCTTTATTGTCATAACGTTTTAAGCACATTATCCTGTTTTGTATAAAAAATGCGTTCCGTATCTCAACCCGAAACGCACCACATAATGTGTCAACTAAACCTCAGATCACACGTTTACGACCTAAGTTCTTTTTTAATTATTGAATTAATCATTGGGTCATTGGGACGTTGTTATTTGTTATCGGAAATAATTTTTAGCTTTCCGCTTTGGGCTTTTTGCTTTCAACTCTAACTGCAAACTGCTACTGCTAACTTCTTTTACTCATTCCTCAAACTCTTCACCGGGTTTGCTATTGCTGCTTTTATTGCCTGGAAACTTATGGTTGCCAATGCGATAACTATTGCGGCAAGTCCGCCTGCAGCAAGCAGCCACCAACTGATATTGATGCGGTAAGCATAAGCCTGCAACCATTGGTGCATGTAATACCAGGCAAGGGGCGTAGCAATGACAAAGGCAATTACCACGAGTATGATAAACTCTTTTGAAAACAGGTATACAATATTGCCGGTGGTAGCACCAAGTACTTTACGGATACCTACTTCTTTTATCCGTTGCACTGCCATAAATGAGGCTAAACCATACAAACCCAAGCAACTGAGGAATATGGCTATGGCTGCAAAAATTTTATACAAAGCTGCTAACTGACTTTCCTGTTTGTAAAAATTCCCGATTTTTTCATCCAGAAACTTGTATTCAAAAACAAAATCGGGAAGGGTTTGGTCGAATATTTTTTTAACAGCAGGTAACGTAGCAGCAATGTTTGTCGCTGCCATTTTTATTGTTGCCTGGTTGTACATGGCCACGTCTGTAGTAATAAGCAATGGCGCCAGGTTGTTACGAAATGATCTGTCATTAAAATCTTTCAGCACACCAACAACCGGGCATTTTATCTGCCCGTTCCATATGCTTATTTCTTTGTTCAAAATATCTTCCGGGTTTTTAATTCCGAGACTTTTCAGGAGGGATTCATTCACTAAAAATTCTCCTGTCAT
This genomic window contains:
- the glgP gene encoding alpha-glucan family phosphorylase; its protein translation is MSFSFQQPYPINPEYKKAVAYFCMEYAIHQPLKTYSGGLGYLAGSFMRSAYELRQNIVGIGILWKYGYYNQGRKGDDTMEVLFQEKVYHFLEETGIKFTVKISGHDVWVTAFYLQPDLFKTAPLFFLTTDLPENDYLSKTISHKLYDSNPETRAAAAILLGEGGARLLEQINYQPDVYHLNESHALPLAFYLYRKYRSVNEIKKRFVFTNHTPEAGGNQKSDIYLLQRMGFWGDIPIDEFRQITQCYGDNLDHTLTALRFAGKANAVSKIHLATLQEMWKGYAGVCPLISVTNAQNYAYWADKEMYAALRSNDDNALIERKKVCKALLFEEVADQCGVLLDPGVLTIVFAKRFAGYKRAELLLHDMDRLHRLLSNTETPVQVIWAGKPYPLDYEAISSFDKIVNLCKSYPNCAILVGYELKLSRLLKQGADAWLNTPRVTREASGTSGMSAAMNGCVNVSIPDGWVPEFARDGINSFIIPNTEVTEHKFQQDETDAHNLYHLLEDTVIPLYYLHPEIWLSVIKNSMQDILPNFDSNRMSKEYYDQLYDISGSNSTPNTGS